One Desulfosalsimonas propionicica DNA window includes the following coding sequences:
- a CDS encoding DNA cytosine methyltransferase, with amino-acid sequence MLNQPPFLLSVYDYTGNWARPYIDAGWRVLLWDQHFEGSILEGFGRLVSLVEEENEGRVDGLLAAPPCTAFAASGARWWQYKDSPGSAEPPWESFTEQMVGLTLIVWEMVVRFRPRFWALENPVGRIEKLCPELKPFRRMSFNPCDYGDPYIKKTILWGDFNPNLPRNPVRPVEGSKMHRLPAGRRRSELRSVTPSGFARAFYKANHDLSINFASGRQLELFAS; translated from the coding sequence ATGCTGAATCAGCCTCCATTTTTGCTTTCAGTTTATGACTATACTGGCAACTGGGCGCGCCCTTATATCGATGCCGGATGGCGGGTGCTGCTGTGGGATCAGCATTTTGAAGGGAGCATCCTTGAAGGGTTTGGCCGATTGGTCAGCCTGGTGGAGGAAGAAAATGAGGGCCGCGTGGATGGACTGTTAGCCGCGCCGCCGTGCACTGCATTTGCTGCATCCGGTGCCCGCTGGTGGCAGTACAAAGATTCGCCAGGGTCTGCAGAGCCGCCATGGGAATCCTTCACCGAGCAGATGGTGGGCCTGACGCTGATCGTGTGGGAAATGGTGGTCAGGTTTCGGCCCAGGTTCTGGGCACTGGAAAACCCTGTGGGCCGGATTGAAAAATTATGCCCTGAGCTCAAGCCTTTTCGCCGGATGTCGTTTAACCCGTGTGATTATGGCGATCCCTATATAAAAAAGACAATCCTGTGGGGAGATTTCAACCCAAACCTGCCCCGCAACCCGGTCAGGCCGGTTGAAGGTTCAAAAATGCACCGGCTGCCGGCCGGCCGGCGCAGGTCTGAATTGAGAAGTGTTACGCCTTCCGGATTTGCCCGGGCCTTTTATAAGGCGAATCACGATCTTTCCATAAACTTTGCCAGTGGAAGGCAATTGGAGTTATTTGCATCATGA
- a CDS encoding terminase gpA endonuclease subunit, which translates to MIQEAHEIIDPTEDVAPEFIFTPSERRVFKEKEKVTVSQHADAHRQVTRGPWKGQWDTANTEYLRFPMDLWNRPWIRKIFMCWAPQTGKTQVALNCLHYAIDQDPDTAFYVMSTEGTTKRIKQKQIDPLIESSPRVSDLVADSTNYSIQFQNGMDLMLAWATSVSALASESARYMFFDEVDKYDPPINLDLGDIRTNAYPHTKKLLYYTTPEDETAPITRLIREEADILYRFQARCPKCGHYQFMEFDRIKWPKDIRDPRKVTRRKMARYVCVSCEIGWTDDHRDVAVRNGRWVPFVGKHPMFGDFPEPPDRPVSVALHLPSWYSPFISLSDVAAAFLHGLKDPNKLRIFITQHKAEPWVFRVKTTTEDQVLKARIPELKPQTVPAAAVALTCGIDVQKYGFWFLVRAWARDYTSWLIHYGFLSYWAEIDDLLFMREYPRAGGGPGMRIWRAGIDTGGGQYEEEISSAEQVYLWLLENRVGRGSQVWGTKGASKSLASKISVGKSLQHTPSGRSIPGGLSIISLDTDKLKDTVHFRLEKAMAGTEETAQMAAYLHADTKADYAKQIMAEVKKQDKKGKETWVQEYRENHLLDCEVIAHALADPEWPGGGVHLLSEPATEDPPPKKPAQSANPRERAAAIRERIRNHRR; encoded by the coding sequence ATGATCCAGGAAGCCCATGAAATAATCGATCCGACCGAAGACGTGGCGCCGGAGTTTATCTTTACACCCTCGGAGCGCCGGGTGTTTAAGGAGAAAGAAAAGGTCACGGTGTCGCAGCATGCCGATGCCCACCGGCAGGTCACGCGCGGGCCGTGGAAGGGGCAGTGGGACACGGCCAATACCGAGTATCTGCGGTTTCCCATGGATTTGTGGAACAGGCCCTGGATCCGCAAGATCTTCATGTGCTGGGCCCCGCAGACCGGCAAGACCCAGGTGGCCCTAAACTGCCTGCACTATGCCATTGACCAGGATCCGGACACGGCTTTTTATGTCATGTCCACCGAGGGCACCACCAAGCGGATCAAGCAGAAACAGATTGATCCCTTGATTGAGTCCAGCCCGCGCGTATCCGACCTGGTGGCCGACTCCACAAATTATTCCATCCAGTTTCAAAACGGCATGGACCTGATGCTGGCCTGGGCCACGTCTGTTTCCGCCCTGGCATCGGAGTCGGCCCGGTACATGTTTTTCGACGAGGTGGACAAATACGATCCGCCCATCAACCTGGACCTGGGTGACATCCGGACCAACGCGTATCCGCACACAAAGAAGCTGCTGTATTACACCACGCCCGAAGACGAAACCGCGCCCATCACCCGGCTGATTCGCGAGGAGGCGGATATCCTGTACCGGTTTCAGGCCCGGTGCCCCAAGTGCGGCCATTATCAGTTCATGGAATTTGACCGGATCAAATGGCCCAAAGACATCCGGGACCCGCGCAAGGTCACCCGCCGCAAGATGGCCCGGTATGTGTGCGTATCCTGCGAAATCGGCTGGACTGACGATCACAGGGATGTGGCCGTCCGAAATGGCCGATGGGTTCCGTTTGTGGGCAAACATCCCATGTTCGGTGATTTCCCGGAGCCGCCGGACCGGCCCGTGTCCGTGGCCTTGCATCTGCCGTCCTGGTATTCCCCCTTTATCTCCCTGTCTGATGTGGCCGCGGCCTTTCTGCATGGACTGAAAGACCCCAACAAACTGCGGATTTTTATCACCCAGCACAAGGCCGAGCCCTGGGTTTTCCGGGTCAAGACCACCACGGAAGATCAGGTGTTAAAAGCCCGGATCCCTGAGCTCAAACCCCAGACCGTGCCTGCAGCCGCCGTGGCCCTGACCTGCGGCATTGACGTTCAGAAATATGGCTTCTGGTTTTTGGTGCGCGCCTGGGCCCGGGATTATACTTCCTGGCTGATCCATTACGGTTTTCTGTCTTACTGGGCGGAAATCGACGACCTGCTGTTTATGCGGGAATATCCCCGGGCCGGCGGCGGGCCGGGCATGCGTATCTGGCGGGCCGGGATCGACACCGGCGGCGGCCAATACGAGGAGGAAATCTCATCGGCCGAGCAGGTTTATCTCTGGCTGCTGGAAAACCGAGTGGGCCGGGGCAGCCAGGTATGGGGCACCAAGGGGGCGTCCAAGAGCCTGGCCAGCAAAATTTCCGTGGGCAAATCCCTGCAGCACACCCCATCAGGCCGATCCATACCGGGCGGATTGTCAATTATCAGCCTGGATACGGACAAACTCAAAGACACGGTGCATTTCAGACTGGAAAAGGCCATGGCCGGCACCGAGGAAACCGCTCAAATGGCCGCCTACCTGCACGCGGACACAAAGGCTGATTATGCCAAACAGATCATGGCGGAAGTCAAAAAGCAGGACAAAAAGGGGAAAGAAACCTGGGTGCAGGAATACCGGGAAAACCATTTGCTGGACTGCGAGGTCATCGCCCACGCCCTGGCCGATCCCGAGTGGCCCGGCGGCGGGGTGCACCTGCTGTCCGAGCCGGCCACCGAAGACCCGCCGCCCAAAAAGCCGGCCCAGTCCGCCAATCCGCGGGAGAGGGCCGCCGCGATCCGTGAACGAATCCGAAACCACCGAAGATAA
- a CDS encoding helix-turn-helix transcriptional regulator, whose translation MTEQRHAFVYRRNRPDLQNTGQARTNRLLNIDQVRRRLNCSKSHVYNLIQSGELPAVTLGASKGKRVYESEVDEYLARRHDLEV comes from the coding sequence ATGACCGAACAACGACACGCTTTCGTCTACCGCCGCAACCGTCCGGATCTGCAGAATACCGGGCAGGCCCGCACAAACCGGCTGCTTAACATCGACCAGGTCCGCCGTCGGCTCAATTGCTCCAAGTCCCACGTCTACAATCTGATCCAGTCCGGCGAACTGCCCGCGGTCACCCTTGGGGCGTCCAAAGGCAAAAGGGTATATGAGTCTGAGGTGGATGAATATCTTGCGCGCAGACATGACCTGGAGGTATAA
- a CDS encoding ion transporter, translating to MQQISKAWDVFVDITTLIWFVVFIIPLVSDGRGAGWVGPVMAVIGGIYVIELVVIFRRSAGFWDFLRQAWLDLLLLIPFFRIFRVGRIARLFRLRRLARFVRNHKSLRRIARTSVIETSVEGLDLVQKTFERLSRFFSAYRR from the coding sequence ATGCAGCAGATTTCCAAAGCCTGGGACGTTTTTGTGGATATCACAACCCTTATCTGGTTTGTGGTGTTTATAATCCCCCTGGTATCAGACGGCCGGGGCGCAGGCTGGGTCGGGCCGGTCATGGCTGTGATCGGCGGGATCTATGTCATTGAGTTGGTGGTTATCTTCCGCCGGTCGGCCGGCTTTTGGGATTTTTTGCGCCAGGCATGGCTTGATCTGCTGCTGCTGATTCCGTTTTTTCGGATTTTCCGGGTCGGGCGAATCGCCAGGCTTTTTCGGCTCAGGCGTCTGGCCCGGTTTGTCCGGAACCATAAATCCCTGCGCCGCATTGCACGCACCAGCGTCATTGAGACAAGCGTTGAGGGCCTGGACCTGGTGCAAAAAACATTCGAGCGCCTTTCCCGCTTTTTTAGCGCCTACCGCCGCTGA